Proteins from one Coleofasciculus sp. FACHB-T130 genomic window:
- a CDS encoding peptidoglycan-binding domain-containing protein, which produces MTAKFFKSTIKSLSILSAVASLPLLLNGMSANAAGISASQITPEINEVPIDMHGGSYEQPTRQAQLIPDPTGRNEGPTVPAENIAPAKFNPLARYSPSPAPMLKSGSQGAVVTEVQTVLKDRGLYKGGIDGVYGSQTRSAVIAFQQSRNLSPDGIVGPRTWEAMIAA; this is translated from the coding sequence ATGACAGCAAAATTTTTTAAGTCAACTATCAAATCCCTGAGCATTCTTTCTGCGGTTGCCTCGCTCCCGCTACTCTTGAACGGGATGAGTGCAAACGCTGCCGGGATTAGTGCTTCTCAGATTACCCCTGAGATAAATGAAGTGCCCATCGATATGCACGGTGGGAGCTATGAACAGCCAACAAGACAAGCGCAGCTGATTCCCGATCCCACCGGGCGTAATGAAGGGCCAACTGTGCCCGCTGAAAACATAGCACCTGCAAAATTTAATCCCCTTGCCCGCTATTCTCCCTCACCCGCGCCGATGCTAAAAAGCGGTAGTCAGGGAGCAGTAGTGACAGAAGTTCAGACAGTATTAAAAGATCGAGGACTCTATAAAGGCGGAATTGATGGCGTATATGGGTCGCAAACGCGCTCAGCCGTCATCGCCTTCCAGCAGTCGAGAAACTTAAGCCCGGATGGGATCGTTGGCCCTCGGACTTGGGAAGCGATGATTGCAGCTTAA
- a CDS encoding helix-turn-helix transcriptional regulator has translation MKTKEQGEAMIPQEMLKHLVEQVDSVSPSKGIQKSEQTVDEVIFESDVDGTHYYLVRCRPKSERGISLSPQEQRIARLVAQGLPNKCIGNQLGITHWTVATYLRRIFGKLGVTSRTAMIARLLEENLLQQ, from the coding sequence ATGAAAACCAAAGAACAAGGAGAGGCAATGATCCCCCAAGAAATGCTCAAGCACCTTGTAGAACAAGTTGATTCTGTTAGTCCATCCAAAGGGATTCAAAAATCTGAGCAGACGGTGGATGAAGTAATCTTTGAATCTGATGTTGACGGAACCCACTATTATTTGGTGCGTTGTCGCCCCAAGTCAGAACGCGGGATTAGCCTCAGTCCCCAAGAACAGCGGATTGCCCGATTGGTCGCACAGGGTCTTCCCAACAAGTGTATTGGGAATCAGCTGGGCATTACCCATTGGACAGTTGCTACCTATTTACGCCGGATTTTTGGCAAGTTAGGTGTCACTTCTAGAACCGCCATGATCGCCCGGCTTCTAGAAGAAAATTTACTGCAACAATAG
- a CDS encoding DUF3685 domain-containing protein: MSDRVGDTLGTVRRFKLMLIDDDPIFRLGLSTALASFPDLQVVAEADSVADALQTLAAGVGTDNAPNLVILELNLGRSNLSLGGSIGLQLCQELKTQFPKLPIFLLSQRLTPEELKAARTLGVEGYCPKGTDLSVLVPALRQVAVGEVYWSELVQTQNDAPIEASDVIQSRSSLLWQIRQSGLRQIDTAIAQVTNQVQNPNLSTLDWFILTGRRRELRTARWLVKQLLPVATTGARNQVAGTGFTDPLGENPNDLLNPPRSGSRDRRSGIPLPTPEPRRRNNPSLDSTLATQSSALSESSILSPLLDATLNKLQFGLKNLTGSPLEIDILLEEKKRELLYLILRKFEDVLEELRFSQLQPEAIALKHSLILRDLWQASTTDFFGKYCTIQVGKLEVDIVNTLLQDATIIQQSFLDKIPLVAEIINYLLFQTSLMIDNVSYSFGTPEARDRAEVILENLLIQIANSVVQPLLNYFADVEAIKQIFYDRRLISSREIARFRNNLSWKYRLERYVGEPTAIFESRYLLLALGGIGIKKISIYAPRTDELQQLRGAQLACTLALETRDAIAPRLRSTVAFLGSGVVYVLTQVIGRGIGLIGRGIIQGIGTTLQETRFGKNGERQK; the protein is encoded by the coding sequence ATGAGCGATCGCGTAGGGGATACCCTTGGGACTGTTCGCCGCTTCAAGTTGATGCTAATCGATGATGACCCGATTTTTCGGTTGGGTCTTAGCACCGCTTTGGCGTCGTTTCCCGACCTGCAAGTCGTTGCCGAGGCGGATAGCGTTGCTGACGCTTTGCAGACGTTGGCAGCTGGAGTTGGTACAGACAACGCTCCAAATCTGGTGATTTTAGAACTAAACTTAGGTCGCTCTAACTTGTCTTTGGGGGGATCGATCGGGTTGCAGCTGTGCCAGGAATTAAAGACGCAATTCCCGAAATTACCGATATTCCTTCTCAGCCAACGACTCACGCCAGAGGAACTGAAAGCAGCCAGAACCCTAGGCGTCGAGGGCTATTGCCCCAAAGGCACCGATCTCTCGGTTCTGGTGCCAGCGCTTCGTCAGGTAGCCGTTGGGGAAGTTTACTGGTCAGAACTCGTACAGACGCAAAACGACGCGCCTATAGAAGCCTCAGATGTCATACAAAGTCGTTCATCCTTGCTCTGGCAAATCCGTCAGTCGGGACTACGGCAAATCGATACCGCGATCGCCCAGGTGACAAACCAAGTACAAAACCCCAATCTTTCGACACTAGACTGGTTCATCCTAACGGGACGGCGACGAGAATTGCGGACAGCCCGTTGGCTGGTCAAACAGCTGTTACCTGTGGCGACGACCGGCGCAAGAAATCAGGTGGCAGGGACGGGTTTTACTGACCCCCTTGGGGAAAACCCGAATGACCTCCTCAACCCACCTAGATCGGGAAGTCGCGATCGCCGCAGTGGGATTCCTCTCCCTACCCCGGAACCGAGGAGAAGAAATAATCCCTCGTTAGACTCAACACTCGCGACTCAGTCCTCAGCACTTTCTGAATCCTCGATCCTCAGCCCCCTGCTAGACGCTACTTTAAATAAACTTCAATTTGGGCTAAAAAATCTGACTGGCTCTCCGTTGGAAATTGATATTCTGCTGGAAGAAAAGAAACGGGAATTGCTTTATCTGATCTTGCGTAAATTCGAGGATGTCTTAGAGGAACTGCGCTTTTCCCAGCTACAGCCGGAAGCGATCGCTCTGAAGCACTCGCTGATTCTGCGGGATTTGTGGCAAGCGTCTACCACTGATTTTTTTGGCAAATATTGCACAATTCAAGTTGGAAAGCTTGAAGTAGATATTGTCAATACATTGTTACAGGATGCAACAATTATTCAACAATCTTTTCTAGATAAAATTCCTCTGGTTGCCGAAATCATCAACTATTTGCTTTTTCAAACTTCGCTGATGATTGATAATGTTTCCTACTCTTTTGGGACACCGGAAGCGCGGGATCGAGCAGAAGTTATCTTGGAGAATTTATTAATTCAAATTGCCAATAGCGTTGTCCAACCCCTGCTGAACTATTTCGCAGATGTGGAAGCAATTAAGCAGATTTTTTACGATAGACGGTTAATTTCATCGCGGGAAATTGCTCGATTTCGGAACAATTTATCGTGGAAATATCGTTTAGAAAGATATGTGGGTGAGCCAACCGCAATTTTTGAAAGCCGATATCTTCTGCTAGCGCTGGGTGGCATTGGAATCAAAAAAATCTCTATTTATGCCCCCCGCACTGATGAATTACAGCAACTCAGGGGTGCCCAACTCGCTTGTACGCTAGCGCTAGAAACTAGAGATGCGATCGCGCCACGTCTGCGCTCAACGGTTGCCTTCCTAGGTAGCGGTGTTGTTTACGTCCTCACGCAAGTAATCGGCAGAGGCATTGGCTTAATTGGACGCGGCATCATTCAAGGCATTGGCACAACGTTACAAGAAACTCGGTTTGGCAAAAATGGCGAACGCCAGAAGTAA
- a CDS encoding pyridoxine 5'-phosphate synthase codes for MPTLGVNIDHIATIRQARRTVEPDPVAAAVLAELAGADGITVHLREDRRHIQDRDVRLLRQTVRTHLNLEMAPTEEMVAIALDIKPDYVTLVPEKREEVTTEGGLDVSSQIDRIGEMVTKLQDTGIPVSLFIDADPGQIMAAAIIKAKFIELHTGCYAEAADETSREKELAVLAKGCEQARAAGIRINAGHGLTYWNVYPVACLEGMEELNIGHTIISRAALVGIERAVREMKQAMFGHW; via the coding sequence TTGCCTACACTTGGCGTCAATATCGATCACATTGCCACCATTCGGCAGGCACGACGGACAGTAGAACCAGATCCGGTGGCAGCCGCGGTGCTGGCAGAACTTGCCGGTGCCGATGGGATCACGGTGCATCTGCGGGAAGACCGGCGGCATATTCAAGACCGAGATGTGCGATTACTGCGGCAGACAGTGCGGACTCATTTAAATTTGGAGATGGCACCCACCGAAGAAATGGTCGCGATCGCTCTCGACATCAAACCCGATTACGTCACTCTCGTGCCCGAAAAACGCGAAGAAGTGACGACAGAAGGCGGATTGGATGTTTCCAGTCAAATCGACCGAATTGGGGAAATGGTGACAAAGTTGCAAGACACCGGAATCCCCGTCAGCTTGTTCATCGACGCCGATCCCGGTCAGATTATGGCAGCTGCGATTATTAAGGCGAAGTTCATTGAACTGCACACGGGTTGCTATGCCGAAGCAGCAGATGAAACCAGTCGAGAGAAGGAATTAGCCGTGTTAGCCAAAGGATGCGAGCAAGCGCGTGCTGCTGGCATCCGGATCAACGCCGGTCACGGTCTTACCTACTGGAACGTTTACCCTGTTGCTTGCCTTGAAGGGATGGAAGAACTCAATATTGGTCATACCATTATTAGTCGAGCAGCTCTTGTCGGAATAGAACGAGCCGTTCGAGAGATGAAACAAGCAATGTTCGGTCATTGGTAA
- a CDS encoding pentapeptide repeat-containing protein, translated as MSLSIRHWLAERNIELATLRHPGTQIAGIAFRIVRDMELKSLTPFDISVLAEVLELPLRAAWEVAGVASQLCVGLLRILSQKKPLKRNEGTWLTFQIAYLNALQGILEQESQLRRPWLSRAGVPGESEDLYGQVWDAPLSDPQLQALLKTLRPGRLTDSQAEQALSMVGDSFLVQQMNSTGIAWLIANGAEETEAKLIAQRLVHGLPGYLLAAIAENALPLAQLQKFVQLGNLSTWQDTPGAGNPERKRSGFSTTLNFEANQNSDLNTPQFSLNLERERYRASLLQSLSEPLLAEPFALKDLYVPLKGVLLEESSTRLETKNPKSDPTTTPLAANAVPAKPVDLMEWVTAQLNDTTSIAAIESLPGTGKTSFCQILASTVAQELYPKWMPAFIRLKDATLGQTLEQTLNSAFPWGRFTDADGWLSPMHPPCLLILDGLDELPRSSHAGRHYHAFLNQLMQFQGEAMASFEGTPRHKIILTSRTTGREGEYFDLASTLIPLPHDLRRRIAIQPMEHEEFREWFKQWSKLQSKAIAQGYFAFVKERGGFSTRPVGTPGAANVLAALVRKPLMLYLLGILHRDGLLNDTIFHLTLPQAKFEIYDRICRWLLAYPEAGSGSMPFVIREGLAHAYRSNDAIAHLLQNRRPQDLRHQMQVAALTILQTGRHQAPQSAVEATFTRMATEAHKPINPRLQPSDDTLPAFFFHTHHSAIEFSHRNLGEYLCAEEIAAQMQALTQPVQDTYGEFTFAIHSPINVAQYLYQLLGYGVLSVEIEDMVIERLRRIFERNPAQFSFNVLFERLYRFYRTYCRGRWLDEGIAHQCHTQLQALHNPLKILQIDAAVGLNVFLLLSAIAKQMREAHLGHRATQISFWPCGNPDLPSEFDAEALLTLIGRTVVLSPTAFWQRARHSLSQLQLRSACLNHALLAEANLWQTNLLAAELAGANLAGANLQQANLSWANLSGADLSGANLAGARLEGANLTGANLQRTNLTLANITHACLFQAQLDDQNHYFARKNGALFSLEEFQAYIQRLPRLKQAGSAQDKGSADSEPTVFLIESAEGEPMLPEAPTEDEDDETVIAETSSTLGEPLAFQEAPKVDSQYDDETALVENPQRSN; from the coding sequence ATGAGCCTTAGCATTCGGCATTGGCTGGCGGAGCGCAACATTGAACTGGCAACCTTGAGGCACCCAGGGACTCAGATTGCCGGGATTGCCTTTCGCATTGTCCGGGATATGGAACTCAAGAGCCTGACACCTTTTGATATTAGTGTCTTAGCGGAAGTCTTAGAACTACCTTTGAGAGCAGCTTGGGAAGTGGCAGGCGTAGCTTCCCAACTTTGTGTGGGGTTGCTGCGTATCCTGAGTCAAAAAAAGCCCCTGAAGCGCAACGAAGGAACCTGGCTAACTTTCCAAATTGCTTACCTGAACGCCTTACAAGGAATTTTAGAACAAGAATCTCAACTGAGAAGACCGTGGTTATCTCGTGCAGGCGTCCCAGGCGAGTCAGAAGACTTGTACGGGCAGGTGTGGGATGCGCCCCTTTCCGATCCCCAGTTGCAAGCCTTACTGAAAACTTTGCGTCCCGGACGCCTCACCGATAGTCAGGCAGAACAAGCGCTGAGTATGGTGGGCGACTCCTTTCTCGTGCAGCAGATGAATAGTACGGGCATTGCCTGGTTAATCGCCAATGGTGCCGAGGAAACAGAAGCCAAGCTAATCGCCCAACGCCTGGTTCATGGACTCCCAGGATATTTACTTGCCGCGATCGCTGAAAATGCCTTGCCGCTGGCACAATTACAGAAATTTGTCCAGCTAGGGAATTTATCAACTTGGCAGGATACTCCTGGCGCGGGAAACCCGGAGCGGAAGCGTTCTGGGTTCTCAACTACTTTGAATTTTGAGGCAAATCAAAACTCAGACTTAAACACGCCACAATTTTCGCTGAACCTCGAACGAGAACGCTATCGAGCCAGCCTTCTACAATCTTTGAGCGAACCGTTACTGGCAGAACCTTTTGCCCTAAAGGATTTATACGTCCCCTTGAAGGGAGTGCTGCTCGAAGAAAGCTCCACCCGGTTAGAGACGAAAAATCCCAAGTCAGATCCAACCACGACACCGCTTGCCGCTAACGCCGTACCTGCGAAACCCGTGGATTTAATGGAGTGGGTCACGGCTCAGCTAAATGATACGACCAGCATTGCGGCGATCGAGAGTCTTCCGGGCACGGGCAAGACCAGTTTTTGCCAAATATTGGCATCAACCGTTGCTCAGGAGCTTTACCCTAAATGGATGCCAGCGTTTATCCGACTCAAGGACGCTACCTTGGGGCAAACTTTGGAGCAAACCCTGAACTCTGCCTTCCCTTGGGGCAGATTTACAGATGCAGATGGTTGGCTTTCACCAATGCATCCTCCTTGCTTGTTGATTCTGGATGGCTTGGATGAATTGCCCCGCTCAAGCCACGCAGGGCGTCATTACCATGCCTTCCTGAACCAGCTGATGCAGTTTCAAGGGGAAGCAATGGCGTCTTTTGAGGGCACGCCCCGCCACAAGATTATTCTGACCAGCCGGACAACTGGGAGAGAAGGAGAATATTTCGATCTTGCCTCTACTCTGATACCTTTGCCCCACGATTTGCGGCGGCGGATTGCAATTCAGCCAATGGAACACGAGGAGTTCCGGGAGTGGTTCAAGCAGTGGTCGAAACTGCAATCGAAAGCGATCGCTCAAGGATATTTCGCCTTTGTCAAAGAAAGAGGTGGCTTTTCGACTCGTCCCGTCGGCACCCCAGGCGCTGCTAACGTACTCGCTGCCCTCGTCCGCAAGCCTTTGATGCTTTATCTACTGGGCATCTTGCATCGAGATGGACTGCTCAACGACACGATTTTTCACCTGACATTACCCCAAGCGAAGTTTGAAATTTACGACCGGATTTGCCGCTGGCTCTTGGCATACCCCGAAGCTGGCAGCGGTTCCATGCCTTTTGTGATTCGGGAAGGTCTGGCTCATGCTTACCGCAGCAATGATGCGATCGCTCATCTCCTGCAAAACCGACGCCCCCAAGACCTACGCCACCAGATGCAAGTGGCGGCACTGACCATTCTGCAAACAGGTCGCCATCAAGCCCCCCAATCCGCTGTAGAGGCAACCTTTACCAGAATGGCGACGGAGGCGCACAAACCGATAAACCCCCGCTTACAGCCGTCAGATGACACCCTGCCAGCCTTTTTCTTCCACACTCATCACTCAGCGATCGAGTTTTCTCACCGCAACCTGGGAGAATATCTCTGCGCTGAAGAAATTGCCGCTCAGATGCAAGCCCTCACCCAGCCAGTCCAAGATACCTACGGTGAATTCACCTTTGCGATCCACTCGCCGATCAATGTAGCCCAGTATCTTTATCAATTACTGGGTTATGGCGTATTGTCAGTTGAAATCGAAGACATGGTAATTGAGCGACTGCGGCGGATTTTTGAGCGCAACCCGGCTCAGTTTAGCTTCAATGTTTTGTTTGAACGCCTCTATCGGTTTTACCGCACCTACTGTCGAGGTCGCTGGCTAGATGAAGGAATTGCCCACCAGTGTCACACCCAGTTGCAGGCGTTGCACAACCCCTTAAAAATCTTGCAAATCGATGCCGCCGTTGGGCTGAATGTCTTCTTGTTGCTCAGCGCGATCGCAAAGCAGATGCGCGAAGCACATCTCGGTCATCGGGCAACGCAGATTTCTTTCTGGCCTTGCGGCAACCCCGACCTGCCATCTGAATTTGACGCCGAAGCACTGCTGACTTTAATCGGTCGCACTGTTGTCCTATCTCCCACCGCCTTTTGGCAGAGGGCGCGGCACAGCCTCAGTCAATTACAGCTACGCTCTGCCTGTTTGAATCATGCTCTGTTAGCAGAGGCTAACCTCTGGCAAACTAATCTGTTAGCGGCTGAGCTAGCAGGAGCCAATTTAGCAGGTGCCAACCTCCAGCAAGCTAATTTGTCTTGGGCGAATCTCTCCGGTGCTGACTTATCAGGAGCCAATCTTGCTGGAGCAAGGCTTGAAGGGGCAAACTTAACCGGCGCTAACCTGCAAAGAACCAATCTTACGTTAGCGAACATCACTCATGCCTGTCTGTTTCAAGCCCAGTTAGATGACCAGAACCACTACTTTGCCCGGAAAAATGGTGCCCTATTTTCCTTGGAAGAGTTCCAGGCATACATTCAAAGATTACCCCGTCTCAAACAGGCTGGAAGCGCTCAGGACAAAGGCAGTGCAGATTCTGAACCTACAGTGTTTCTGATAGAAAGTGCCGAAGGAGAACCGATGTTGCCAGAAGCACCTACGGAGGACGAAGACGATGAAACGGTGATTGCAGAAACTTCTTCTACCCTAGGGGAACCCTTAGCATTCCAAGAAGCTCCGAAGGTAGATTCCCAATACGATGATGAGACGGCGCTAGTAGAAAACCCTCAACGAAGCAATTAG
- a CDS encoding Fur family transcriptional regulator — protein sequence MQKEAAAVKPIRSLEDALNRCQALGMRVSRQRRFILELLWQAKEHLSAREIYDRLNHQGKDIGHTSVYQNLEALSVQGIIECIERADGRLYGNISDAHSHVNCLDTNQILDVYVELPETLLKEIEQQTGVRISEYCINFYGYKLPESGSQAENG from the coding sequence ATGCAAAAAGAAGCGGCAGCGGTTAAACCTATTCGCTCGTTAGAGGATGCCTTAAATCGGTGTCAAGCGCTGGGTATGCGCGTGAGCCGTCAACGCCGCTTCATTCTGGAATTGCTGTGGCAAGCGAAAGAACACCTGTCGGCGCGAGAAATTTATGACCGCTTGAACCACCAAGGTAAGGACATCGGTCATACATCCGTGTATCAAAATTTAGAAGCGCTATCGGTTCAAGGCATTATTGAGTGTATTGAGCGTGCGGATGGTCGTTTGTACGGCAATATCAGCGACGCTCACAGCCACGTAAACTGTCTGGATACCAATCAGATTTTAGATGTTTATGTAGAACTGCCTGAAACCCTGCTTAAAGAAATTGAACAACAAACAGGGGTTCGGATTAGTGAATATTGCATTAACTTCTACGGGTACAAATTACCGGAATCTGGGTCTCAAGCGGAGAACGGGTAA
- a CDS encoding CRR6 family NdhI maturation factor: MTTAIALNSDLIQTLDLSPVQSAIEKLLQEGAIASSEQQLRFEIDYPREPEDPRELSEIPEVRLWFIRLDAQYPWMPFLLDWKSGELARYTAMLVPHQFNRTEGIEYNPEALEIFVMQKIFVLTQWMKQMGIPSTSRVKSMAKMLGYELDDAFFELIG; this comes from the coding sequence ATGACGACAGCAATCGCGCTCAATTCTGACTTGATTCAAACTCTGGATCTGTCGCCGGTGCAGTCGGCGATCGAAAAGTTGCTCCAAGAGGGAGCGATCGCATCCTCGGAACAGCAACTGCGTTTTGAGATTGACTATCCCCGCGAACCGGAAGATCCACGAGAACTCTCCGAAATCCCAGAAGTCCGTCTATGGTTTATTCGCTTAGATGCCCAATATCCCTGGATGCCCTTTCTGCTGGATTGGAAATCCGGTGAACTCGCCCGCTACACTGCTATGCTCGTGCCACACCAGTTCAATCGGACAGAAGGGATTGAGTACAATCCCGAAGCCCTAGAGATTTTTGTAATGCAAAAAATCTTTGTCCTGACACAATGGATGAAGCAGATGGGAATCCCCAGTACCTCTCGTGTAAAGTCAATGGCTAAAATGCTCGGCTATGAGCTGGATGATGCCTTCTTTGAGTTAATCGGCTGA
- a CDS encoding MHYT domain-containing protein: MKGINDAAQEMIATYDLRLVVLSMAIAIAASYTALDLAGRVTAAQGRGRKLWLAGGAIAMGSGIWSMHFIGMLAYCLPISMAYDFPTVLVSMGVAAIASAAALYVVSREQMGWRRLLAGGIFMGCGIAAMHYTGMAGMRLEATVTYDLRLVAVSMAIAITASWLALWLAFHLRTAATLTGNLRKIGSAIVMGCAIAGMHYTGMAAVSYQSTNPSGMELSLMMDNSWLAVEIGIATTIVLALALLGSVFDRRLKIELARAEALRESEERFRALAQNASDILVIVAADGTIRYTSASIQSILGYDPENWLSKKAIEIVHPSDRPQGEKLLAAALNSPTSNSPTSKITAQFRIQKVDGSWRDFEAIANNLLDVKSVAGIAIAYRDITERQRSQESLRESEQRFRLMADMAPVMLWMCDCDKTCNYFNKGWLDFTGRTLEESIGMGWTQSLHPDDLQQCVETYRTAFDARENFEMEYRLRRFDGEYRWVFDRGVPRLTPGGSFVGYIGSCIDITERKQAEQEREKLLVYEQQARMAAEETNRLKDEFLATLSHELRTPLNSMLGWTQLLRTRKLDEAIIVRAMETIERNARLQTQLIEDLLDVSRIIQGKFRLYVRPLELSSVIEAAIATIQPAASAKSIRLESFLDSSAGLICGDPDRLQQVVWNLLSNAVKFTPKRGRVEVRLERSNSWVEIQVSDTGQGIAADFLPYVFDRFRQADSSITRSYGGLGLGLAVARHLIELHGGTVSAQSPGEGKGATFTVKLPILAVLIEPKDIEQGFWTRDNEGLSECPPGLNGLRVLVVDDEADARELLTVILQHYGGEVMAVASAKEAMAVLTDDASDWRPDVLVSDIDMPNEDGYTFIRKVRALDAQQKGIPALALTAYAREEDRSRAVKAGFQTHVAKPVKPLALVAAIAHLSRRCG, encoded by the coding sequence ATGAAGGGAATCAATGATGCAGCCCAAGAGATGATAGCAACCTACGATTTACGTCTGGTTGTGCTTTCGATGGCGATCGCGATCGCCGCTTCCTACACGGCGCTGGATTTAGCGGGACGAGTCACGGCGGCTCAAGGACGTGGGCGGAAGCTGTGGCTAGCAGGAGGTGCGATCGCGATGGGAAGTGGCATTTGGTCGATGCATTTTATCGGAATGCTCGCCTATTGCCTGCCAATCTCAATGGCTTACGATTTCCCCACCGTCTTGGTTTCGATGGGAGTCGCAGCGATCGCTTCCGCAGCCGCTTTGTATGTCGTCAGCCGCGAACAAATGGGTTGGCGAAGATTACTCGCGGGTGGCATTTTCATGGGCTGTGGCATTGCCGCGATGCACTATACGGGCATGGCGGGGATGCGGTTAGAAGCGACCGTTACCTATGACCTTAGACTGGTAGCAGTTTCGATGGCGATCGCTATTACTGCTTCCTGGCTCGCCTTGTGGTTAGCTTTTCATCTGCGTACAGCGGCGACATTAACCGGGAACTTGCGAAAGATCGGCAGCGCGATTGTCATGGGATGCGCGATCGCAGGGATGCACTATACCGGGATGGCAGCGGTAAGCTATCAATCAACCAATCCCTCCGGGATGGAGTTGTCCCTGATGATGGACAATTCTTGGCTGGCAGTTGAAATTGGAATTGCCACGACGATCGTGCTGGCGCTAGCGCTGCTGGGTTCTGTCTTCGATCGACGGCTAAAAATTGAGCTTGCCAGAGCAGAGGCACTGCGGGAAAGCGAAGAGCGGTTCCGGGCTTTAGCGCAGAATGCCTCTGACATTCTTGTGATTGTTGCAGCTGATGGCACGATTCGCTACACCAGTGCCTCCATTCAATCGATTTTGGGCTACGACCCGGAAAATTGGCTCTCGAAAAAAGCAATTGAAATTGTTCATCCGAGCGATCGCCCCCAAGGAGAGAAACTATTAGCAGCTGCACTGAATTCTCCAACTAGCAACTCTCCAACCAGCAAAATTACCGCACAGTTTCGCATCCAGAAAGTCGATGGCTCTTGGCGAGATTTTGAAGCGATCGCCAATAATTTACTAGATGTGAAGAGTGTAGCGGGTATCGCGATCGCTTACCGCGACATTACCGAGCGCCAGCGATCGCAGGAGTCGCTGCGGGAAAGCGAACAACGATTTCGCCTGATGGCAGATATGGCTCCCGTGATGTTGTGGATGTGCGATTGCGACAAAACTTGTAATTATTTTAATAAAGGCTGGCTCGACTTTACTGGCAGGACTTTAGAAGAATCAATCGGCATGGGTTGGACGCAAAGCCTCCATCCTGACGATCTTCAGCAGTGTGTAGAAACATACCGCACTGCCTTTGATGCCCGCGAAAATTTTGAAATGGAATACCGCCTGAGGCGCTTTGATGGCGAGTATCGCTGGGTTTTCGATCGAGGCGTTCCCCGGCTGACTCCAGGCGGGAGCTTTGTCGGTTATATCGGCTCTTGTATAGACATTACCGAGCGCAAGCAAGCCGAACAAGAGCGCGAAAAACTGCTCGTTTACGAACAACAGGCGAGAATGGCAGCTGAAGAAACCAACCGCCTGAAGGATGAGTTCTTAGCAACCCTCTCTCATGAGCTTCGCACCCCCCTCAACTCAATGCTGGGATGGACTCAGTTGCTTCGGACTCGGAAGCTTGACGAAGCGATTATTGTGCGGGCAATGGAGACAATTGAGCGTAATGCTCGGTTGCAAACACAGCTAATTGAGGATCTGCTGGATGTTTCGCGGATTATTCAGGGGAAATTTCGCCTTTATGTCCGTCCGCTGGAGCTATCCTCCGTCATTGAAGCTGCGATCGCGACCATCCAACCGGCGGCTAGTGCCAAGTCGATTCGATTGGAGTCTTTTCTTGATTCCTCCGCAGGGCTAATCTGCGGCGATCCCGACCGCTTGCAGCAAGTTGTATGGAATTTACTGTCGAATGCAGTGAAGTTTACACCCAAACGGGGGCGAGTCGAGGTGCGGCTGGAGCGGAGCAACTCTTGGGTTGAGATTCAAGTCAGCGACACCGGACAGGGAATCGCTGCCGACTTTCTCCCCTATGTGTTCGATCGTTTCCGTCAAGCTGATAGCTCCATCACCCGGTCATACGGCGGACTGGGACTGGGGTTAGCCGTCGCCCGCCACTTGATAGAACTGCACGGAGGTACCGTCTCTGCCCAAAGTCCGGGAGAAGGAAAAGGCGCGACATTTACAGTGAAGCTGCCGATCCTCGCTGTCCTCATCGAGCCAAAGGATATCGAGCAGGGATTCTGGACCAGGGACAACGAAGGACTCTCAGAGTGTCCTCCAGGACTCAACGGATTGCGAGTGCTGGTAGTAGATGATGAAGCCGATGCCCGTGAGTTGCTGACGGTTATCTTGCAACACTACGGAGGCGAAGTGATGGCAGTTGCATCCGCAAAAGAGGCAATGGCAGTCTTAACTGACGATGCTTCGGATTGGCGTCCGGATGTCCTGGTGAGCGACATCGATATGCCGAACGAGGACGGCTATACTTTTATCCGCAAAGTTAGGGCGCTGGATGCACAACAAAAGGGAATTCCAGCTTTGGCTCTGACAGCGTATGCCAGAGAAGAAGATCGCTCGCGGGCTGTCAAAGCTGGCTTTCAGACACACGTCGCGAAGCCAGTGAAACCATTAGCATTGGTGGCAGCGATCGCCCATTTATCCAGACGATGCGGATGA